In Sparus aurata chromosome 3, fSpaAur1.1, whole genome shotgun sequence, the following are encoded in one genomic region:
- the tert gene encoding telomerase reverse transcriptase produces MATTDVSRALDILRSLYQHVQTLEQFADSIVFKEGQRAVLVKQSDTNRFISFVRGVFICFDKELQQVPSCNQICTLPELLAFVLNSLKRKRKRNVLAHGYNFLSVAREERDADHFKFQGDVTQSAAYIHGSDLWKKVTVRLGTDITRYLLESCSVFVAVPPSCVFQVCGVPVYDRVSMTTALPGFFLQPQSRNNNSAQFGRYRRAVALKRRQKVKKPTISKKRRRMDVRVKKGKRNRETDQKDEAAIMTCSGKRRRTGLLLAQEIQQVCDEAVEQVQPLPLEPTPSVKPLENGASGPKQPAEIQTAMLPLEGRPSWRSGIFPPLPTSQCFIRTLGFLYGGRGMKGFILNRKKKSADGCRRLQGQDLVRTVFFEGLAYLNGLERKPKKLPQRFFNMVPLFSQLLRQHRRCPYSRILQRLCPLVEERDAGQGELSSVLPRHCALHRVYLFVKECLTAVIPQELWGSDHNRLNFLVRVRGLLQSGKFEKLSLAELMWKMKVNDCDWLKISKTGRIPPSELSYRTQILGQFLAWLLDGYVVGLVRACFYVTESVGQKNALRFYRQEVWAKLQDLAFRGHLSKGQMEELTPAQVASLPKSTVISRLRFIPKSDGMRPITRVIGADAKTRSYRKRVQDLLDILLACVRSTPSLLGSTVWGMTDIHKVMQSITPGQKDTPQPLYFVKVDVSGAYESLPHDKLIEVIDQALKPVQDELFTIRYYAKIWADSHEGLKKAFVRQADFLEDNMGSSNMKGFGMSLQERGKVHHTILVEQHFCSDLRGREALEFFTQMLTGSVVQFGKKTYRQCRGIPQGSVVSGLLCCLCYGHMENVLFKDITGKRGCLMRLVDDFLLITPDLHDAQTFLKILLAGVPQYGLVVNPQKVVVNFQVSGSEGSFPDIRVLPPRCLFPWCGLLLDTHSLDVYKDYSSYAGLSLRYSLTLGSFHSAGQQMKRKLMAILRLKCHPLFLDLKTNSLEAVYKNIYKLVLLHARRFHVCAQSLPFGQTVAKNPMFFLQMIWDMSEYASHLIRLSNKGLILGSKAQTGIVQYEAVELLFCLSFLLVLSQHRPFYKDLLPHLHKRMYTQTRLSEF; encoded by the exons ATGGCAACAACTGATGTGTCCCGTGCGCTCGACATTCTCCGCTCACTGTATCAGCACGTGCAGACACTGGAGCAGTTTGCGGACAGCATCGTGTTCAAAGAGGGACAGAGAGCCGTGCTCGTCAAACAGTCCGACACAAACCGCTTCATATCCTTCGTCAGGGGTGTTTTTATATGCTTTGACAAGGAACTACAGCAAGTGCCAAGCTGCAACCAG ATCTGCACTCTACCTGAACTGCTGGCCTTTGTTCTTAACagtctgaaaagaaaaagaaagagaaacgtCTTGGCACATGGCTACAATTTTCTGTCTGTTGCACGGGAAGAGCGAGATGCGGACCACTTCAAATTCCAAGGAGATGTAACTCAAAGTGCTGCTTACATCCATGGCAGCGACCTGTGGAAGAAAGTCACAGTGCGTCTTGGCACAGACATCACACGGTACCTGTTGGAGAGCTGCTCTGTGTTCGTGGCAGTCCCTCCTTCCTGTGTTTTCCAGGTGTGTGGCGTTCCGGTTTATGACAGGGTATCAATGACTACAGCCCTCCCTGGCTTTTTTCTCCAGCCTCAGTCCAGGAATAATAACAGTGCTCAGTTCGGAAGGTATCGACGAGCAGTGGCCTtgaagagaagacagaaagTCAAGAAACCTACTATCagcaagaagaggaggagaatggACGTAAGAGTgaagaaagggaaaagaaaTAGAGAAACGGATCAGAAGGATGAGGCGGCGATTATGACTTGTTCAGGAAAAAGGAGACGGACAGGACTGCTACTCGCACAGGAAATCCAACAGGTTTGCGATGAAGCAGTAGAGCAAGTTCAGCCCCTGCCTCTGGAACCAACTCCCTCTGTGAAACCTTTGGAAAATGGTGCTTCTGGTCCCAAACAGCCTGCTGAAATCCAAACAGCCATGCTTCCCCTGGAGGGGAGACCTAGTTGGAGATCAGGGATTTTCCCCCCTTTGCCTACATCGCAATGTTTTATCCGAACTCTGGGATTCCTGTATGGGGGAAGGGGCATGAAGGGCTTCATTCTTAATAGGAAGAAGAAGAGCGCTGATGGATGCAGAAGGCTACAAGGGCAAGATTTAGTACGAACAGTCTTTTTTGAGGGACTGGCATATCTAAATGGGCTTGAGAGAAAACCGAAGAAACTCCCCCAGCGCTTTTTTAACATGGTCCcccttttcagtcagctgttgCGTCAACACAGGAGATGTCCCTACAGCAGAATACTGCAAAGGCTGTGCCCactggtggaggagagagatgcaggaCAAGGGGAGTTAAGCTCTGTCTTGCCTCGACACTGTGCACTTCACAGGGTCTACCTGTTCGTCAAGGAATGCCTCACAGCTGTGATTCCTCAGGAGCTGTGGGGCTCGGACCACAACCGACTTAATTTCCTCGTCAGGGTCAGGGGCTTATTGCAAAGTGGCAAGTTTGAGAAGCTCTCACTGGCTGAACTGATGTGGAAGATGAAGGTAAATGACTGTGATTGGTTGAAGATCAGTAAAACAG GCAGAATCCCGCCCAGTGAGCTGTCATACCGGACACAGATCCTGGGTCAGTTCCTGGCTTGGCTTTTAGACGGCTACGTTGTGGGCCTGGTTCGAGCTTGTTTCTACGTCACTGAGAGCGTGGGCCAGAAAAACGCCCTCAGGTTctacagacaggaagtctgggCGAAATTGCAAGACTTGGCCTTCAG aGGTCATCTCTCCAAGGGTCAGATGGAGGAGTTGACTCCTGCTCAGGTGGCGTCCCTCCCGAAATCCACCGTCATCTCTCGCCTTCGCTTCATTCCCAAGAGTGATGGCATGAGGCCTATCACACGAGTCATAGGAGCAGATGCCAAGACGAGG TCCTACCGAAAGCGTGTCCAAGACTTGCTGGATATACTGCTTGCTTGTGTGCGCTCCACTCCATCCCTCCTGGGCTCCACAGTGTGGGGAATGACAGATATCCACAAGGTGATGCAGTCTATAACACCTGGCCAGAAGGACACGCCGCAACCCCTCTACTTTGTTAAG GTGGATGTGAGTGGAGCCTACGAGAGTCTACCCCACGACAAACTCATTGAGGTGATTGATCAGGCTCTGAAACCTGTCCAGGACGAACTCTTTACCATCCGCTACTATGCCAAGATCTGGGCCGATTCCCATGAGGGCCTGAAAAAGGCCTTTGTTAGACAG GCAGATTTCCTAGAGGATAACATGGGATCCTCAAACATGAAAGGATTTGGGATGTCACtgcaggaaagaggaaaagttCATCACACCATATTAGTAGAGCAG CATTTCTGCTCAGATCTTCGTGGCAGAGAGGCGTTAGAGTTCTTCACCCAAATGCTAACTGGCAGCGTTGTTCAGTTCGGGAAGAA GACGTATCGTCAGTGCCGTGGGATTCCTCAGGGGTCTGTTGTGTCCGGTCTGCTCTGCTGTCTCTGCTACGGCCACATGGAGAACGTCCTGTTCAAAGACATTACTGGAAAGAGAGG ATGTTTGATGAGACTGGTGGATGACTTCCTTCTGATCACACCAGACTTGCATGATGCACAAACCTTTCTCAA GATCCTGCTGGCAGGGGTTCCACAGTATGGTCTGGTGGTCAACCCGCAGAAGGTGGTGGTCAATTTTCAGGTATCGGGAAGCGAGGGTTCTTTTCCTGACATCCGTGTGCTGCCTCCTCGCTGCCTCTTCCCCTGGTGTGGACTGCTGCTGGACACGCACTCGCTGGACGTCTACAAAGACTACTCCAG CTACGCAGGCCTGTCTTTGCGCTACAGCCTTACTTTGGGCTCTTTCCACTCAGCTGGACAGCAAATGAAGAGGAAGCTTATGGCCATCCTCAGACTCAAGTGCCATCCCTTGTTTCTGGACCTGAAG ACCAACTCTCTCGAGGCCGTCTACAAGAACATCTACAAGCTAGTGCTGCTTCATGCTCGCAG GTTCCATGTGTGTGCTCAGAGTTTGCCCTTTGGTCAGACTGTTGCCAAGAACCCTATGTTCTTCCTCCAGATGATATGGGACATGTCGGAGTACGCCAGTCACCTCATCAGGCTCAGCAACAAAG GATTGATATTAGGCAGTAAGGCCCAGACCGGCATTGTGCAGTACGAAGCGGTGGAGCtgcttttttgtctttccttcttGCTAGTGCTGTCACAACACCGTCCCTTCTATAAGGATCTGCTCCCACACCTGCACAAACGTATGTACACTCAGACCAGATTATCGGAGTTCTAG
- the rbbp4 gene encoding histone-binding protein RBBP4: MADKEAGAFDDAVEERVINEEYKIWKKNTPFLYDLVMTHALEWPSLTAQWLPDVSRPEGKDYSVHRLVLGTHTSDEQNHLVIASVQLPNDDAQFDASHYDSEKGEFGGFGSVSGKIEIEIKISHEGEVNRARYMPQNPCIIATKTPTSDVLVFDYTKHPSKPDASGECRPDLRLRGHQKEGYGLSWNPNLSGSLLSASDDHTVCLWDISAVPKEGKIVDAKTIFTGHTAVVEDVSWHLLHESLFGSVADDQKLMIWDTRSNNTSKPSHAVDAHTAEVNCLSFNPYSEFILASGSADKTVALWDLRNLKLKLHSFESHKDEIFQVQWSPHNETILASSGTDRRLNVWDLSKIGEEQSPEDAEDGPPELLFIHGGHTAKISDFSWNPNEPWVICSVSEDNIMQVWQMAENIYNDEDPEGSTDPEATA; this comes from the exons ATGGCGGACAAGGAAG CAGGTGCATTTGATGATGCCGTTGAGGAGAGGGTGATAAATGAGGAGTACAAGATCTGGAAGAAAAACACCCCCTTCCTGTATGACTTGGTTATGACCCATGCTTTGGAGTGGCCCAGCCTGACTGCTCAGTGGCTGCCTGATGTCTCCAG GCCAGAGGGGAAGGATTACAGTGTGCACCGGCTGGTGTTGGGCACTCACACATCTGACGAGCAGAATCACCTAGTGATTGCCAGTGTCCAGCTGCCCAATGACGACGCCCAGTTTGATGCCTCACATTATGACAGCGAAAAAGGAG aGTTTGGAGGCTTTGGCTCTGTAAGCGGCAAGATCGAGATAGAAATCAAGATCAGCCATGAAGGAGAGGTGAACCGTGCCCGCTATATGCCCCAAAACCCCTGCATCATCGCAACCAAGACCCCCACCTCAGATGTTCTGGTGTTTGACTACACCAAGCACCCCTCCAAGCCAG ATGCTTCAGGAGAGTGTCGCCCCGATCTGCGGCTCAGAGGCCATCAGAAAGAAGGCTATGGTCTCTCCTGGAATCCAAATCTGTCTGGCTCTCTGCTTAGTGCATCAGATGACCAT ACTGTCTGCCTGTGGGACATAAGTGCGGTGCCAAAAGAGGGGAAGATTGTTGATGCAAAGACTATTTTCACTGGTCACACTGCCGTAGTGGAAGATGTCTCCTGGCACTTGCTTCATGAGTCACTCTTTGGATCTGTTGCAGATGACCAGAAGCTCATGAT TTGGGACACTCGTTCAAACAACACCTCCAAGCCCAGCCATGCAGTCGATGCCCACACAGCAGAGGTCAACTGTTTGTCGTTTAACCCTTACAGTGAATTCATCCTTGCCTCTGGGTCTGCAGACAAG ACTGTGGCTCTTTGGGACTTGAGGAACTTGAAACTGAAGCTGCATTCCTTCGAGTCACACAAGGATGAAATCTTCCAG GTTCAGTGGTCACCTCATAATGAGACCATACTGGCTTCCAGTGGAACAGACCGTCGCCTCAATGTCTGGGACCTCAG TAAAATCGGAGAGGAGCAGTCACCAGAAGATGCAGAGGATGGCCCACCTGAGCTGCTG TTTATTCATGGAGGACACACAGCCAAGATCTCTGACTTCTCTTGGAACCCCAACGAGCCCTGGGTCATCTGCTCTGTGTCCGAAGACAACATTATGCAAGTTTGGCAAATG GCTGAGAACATCTACAACGATGAGGATCCAGAGGGTTCGACAGACCCTGAAGCCACAGCATAG
- the sync gene encoding trichohyalin, producing the protein MEDLDDNTSSTGFEPLFIKEEESDPDRILMEQRECNTAQPGLTFTGTMLNQTALIKPYLQEMDDILKNCEELTGITFESDFSAGYNETSLKESSHRLRKEEEAMESCGERSTSPHAYLSTSYIDTHMDGAGSEGQQVQGQAQSLGTITNRCEMTTDAARQREMPLTSAGNKLSDTMVEYEGQLLGMLAMLESCMEEAGMDFEPQDWVADESQEYVHISKNPNLSRGTTLVPIQQVKPMRSETQPMQVESWADRHERGEEVSKESRSEVTVGPTTSGSQQNPMLSCDNMDGFLMDGLENQRNSKTDRMVLGPQFRFSEPSLPLANKENDPLHLEATKTGYASTNEGTNINKDVIGIEVDNTELQSEEGQEPDMDSIDPGSGVNDLAALGSQMEKCIEEVQRLEKRREELLAEVLELRGNQKKDEAEGSNEEEPTDSKVAELMNALKREEEERREERKREIQSLREERAEEERRMWKVNLERQGLQEELRKLKRRLFAMARDCAHNQLALNTQHREVELLKREEEKLQSLVLQLTEESSQLRTAQQQQLLDQQAELHAQSSNQSCNTQDELTECRRHSCGDIQQYLQCGLKALEDRYEPILLALLKRREVTTGALVKAKDHAQELRTQLRPLKEEIQKLKLQRACLEEKLKLIHIQRREDVGQYKETVYYLEESSRELKMELKIQTRKTKEIKELRDSLAKQLLSYRAAIEDHKKRDEEKT; encoded by the exons ATGGAGGACCTGGATGACAACACCTCATCTACTGGGTTCGAGCCTCTCTTCATTAAAGAAGAGGAATCGGATCCAGACAGAATCCTGATGGAGCAAAGGGAGTGCAACACGGCGCAACCTGGGCTCACCTTCACAGGAACAATGCTGAATCAAACAGCCTTGATCAAGCCATACTTGCAGGAGATGGATGACATACTGAAAAACTGCGAGGAGCTCACCGGTATCACTTTCGAGTCAGACTTCTCAGCCGGTTACAACGAAACAAGCCTAAAGGAATCAAGTCATAGGCtcaggaaagaggaagaagcaatGGAGAGCTGTGGAGAAAGAAGTACTTCTCCCCATGCATATCTTTCCACAAGCTATATTGACACACACATGGATGGGGCTGGATCAGAAGGCCAGCAAGTGCAAGGTCAGGCGCAAAGCCTGGGCACCATCACCAACAGGTGTGAAATGACCACAGACGCTGCTCGCCAAAGAGAAATGCCTCTTACGTCAGCGGGTAACAAACTCAGTGACACCATGGTGGAGTATGAGGGCCAGCTGTTGGGAATGTTGGCTATGCTGGAGAGCTGTATGGAAGAGGCTGGGATGGACTTTGAGCCCCAAGACTGGGTTGCAGATGAAAGTCAAGAATATGTACACATAAGTAAGAACCCTAATCTTAGCAGGGGTACGACACTGGTGCCCATTCAGCAAGTGAAGCCGATGAGGTCAGAGACCCAGCCGATGCAAGTGGAATCCTGGGCTGATCGACACGAAAGGGGAGAAGAAGTTTCCAAGGAAAGCAGAAGTGAAGTGACAGTAGGTCCAACGACAAGTGGAAGCCAGCAGAATCCCATGCTTAGCTGTGACAACATGGATGGCTTCTTAATGGATGGACTGGAAAATCAAAGGAATTCGAAAACAGACAGGATGGTTCTTGGTCCTCAATTTAGGTTTTCAGAACCGTCGCTGCCTTTGGCCAACAAAGAAAACGACCCACTGCACCTTGAGGCTACAAAGACAGGATATGCTTCTACTAATGAAggcacaaacataaacaaagatGTAATTGGGATTGAAGTAGACAACACAGAATTGCAATCTGAAGAGGGACAGGAGCCAGACATGGACAGCATTGATCCGGGATCAGGCGTGAATGACCTTGCAGCACTAGGTTCTCAGATGGAGAAGTGCATTGAAGAGGTACAGCGGTTagaaaagaggagggaggaactACTGGCGGAGGTGCTGGAGTTGAGAGGGAATCAAAAGAAAGATGAGGCAGAGGGGAGCAACGAAGAGGAGCCAACTGATAGCAAAGTCGCAGAGCTAATGAATGCActgaagagggaggaagaggagagaagagaggagagaaagagggagattCAGAGCCTcagggaggagagagcagaggaggagaggaggatgtggaAGGTGAACCTGGAGAGACAGGGGCTTCAGGAGGAGCTGagaaagctgaagaggaggCTGTTCGCCATGGCGAGGGACTGTGCTCACAACCAGCTCGCCTTGAACACCCAGCACCGTGAGGTGGAGCTGTTAAAAAGGGAAGAG GAGAAGCTGCAGTCACTGGTGCTCCAGCTGACAGAAGAGAGCTCCCAACTTAGGACGgcccaacaacaacagctcttAGACCAACAAGCAGAGCTTCATGCCCAGAGCTCCAATCAATCCTGCAACACCCAGGATGAGCTGACTGAGTGCAGAAGGCACTCCTGTGGAGACATCCAACAGTACCTGCAGTGTGGGCTGAAAGCACTGGAGGACAG GTATGAACCCATTTTGCTAGCATTGCTGAAGAGAAGGGAGGTAACAACCGGTGCCCTGGTCAAAGCCAAAGACCACGCCCAGGAGCTGAGGACACAGCTGAGACCCCTAAAGGAGGAGATCCAAAAGCTGAAGCTCCAGAGAGCTTGCTTGGAAGAAAAACTCAAACTAATTCAcatacagaggagagaggatgtgGGGCAGTACAAG gagacagtttattatctggaggagagcagcagagagctgaaGATGGAATTAAAGATTCAGACAAGAAAAACCAAAGAGATTAAGGAGTTGAGAGACAGCCTGGCCAAGCAACTGCTCTCGTACAG GGCTGCTATTGAGGACCACAAGAAGCGTGACGAAGAGAAAACATGA
- the LOC115579059 gene encoding sodium-dependent neutral amino acid transporter B(0)AT3-like: MGKTEDSGAQERPKWDNKVQYLLTCIGFAVGLGNVWRFPYLCQIYGGGAFLIPYLIALVFQGIPLLYLELAIGQRLRLGSIGVWNSISPLLGGVGIASMIVSFLVSIFYNTILAWVLWYFFHSFQNPLPWSQCPINESRTGYDEECEKSTPVNYFWYRETLNITPDIGISGSLQWWMVVCLASAWCVVFICFIKGIESMGKAVYVTATFPYLVLTIFLVRALTLPGATDGLLYLFTPDWNILMEPRVWLDAATQIFFSLSLAFGGLIAFSSYNPERNNCERDAVVVGVINSATSLYASISIFSILGFKATTAFNSCRTENILALTNHFHISDQNITLENYDTWFENLNTTYTEEVASLQLRVCDLQRFLDQGASGTGLAFIAFTEAVLEMPGSQVWAVLFFVMLFSLGLSSMFGNIEGVLTPIKDLKLLPKWIPLEAVTGVICLFSFLISLIFTLGSGNYWVEVFNGYVGSVPLLIIAFFEIIGVIYVHGMKNFSEDIYFMTGSRPNIYWKACWMVISPVMLVVVLVAYVVVQAQVHPTYPAWDPSFELFPETEVRPYPDWVFAIIILLSSVPVLPIPLVALYRLICRRRTSSARAEPNPYSNNGFEIETQEQ; encoded by the exons GTGCATTCCTCATTCCCTACCTGATCGCGCTGGTATTTCAGGGCATCCCTCTGCTCTACCTGGAGCTGGCCATAGGACAGAGGCTCCGCTTGGGCAGCATTGGTGTCTGGAACTCAATCTCACCACTTCTTGGTGGCGTTG GCATTGCCTCTATGATTGTGTCATTCCTGGTGAGCATTTTCTACAACACCATCCTGGCCTGGGTGCTCTGGTACTTCTTTCACTCTTTCCAAAACCCCCTGCCATGGAGCCAGTGTCCGATCAATGAGAGCCGCACAG GCTACGACGAAGAGTGTGAGAAGAGCACACCAGTGAATTACTTCTGGTACCGTGAGACACTGAACATCACACCTGACATCGGGATCAGTGGCTCCTTGCAGTGGTGGATGGTTGTTTGTCTGGCCAGCGCCTGGTGTGTGGTCTTCATCTGCTTCATCAAAGGCATCGAGTCCATGGGAAAG GCTGTATACGTGACAGCCACATTCCCTTACCTAGTGCTGACTATTTTCCTGGTCCGTGCCCTCACTCTGCCTGGAGCTACTGATGGACTGTTGTACCTCTTCACTCCAGAT TGGAACATACTGATGGAGCCTCGGGTGTGGCTGGACGCTGCCACCCAgatcttcttctctctctctctggcattTGGAGGCCTCATAGCTTTCTCAAGCTACAATCCAGAGAG AAACAACTGTGAGAGGGATGCTGTTGTAGTTGGAGTAATAAATAGTGCCACATCTCTCTACGCCTCAATTTCCATCTTCTCCATCCTGGGATTTAAAGCTACCACCGCCTTCAACTCCTGTCGAACAGA GAACATCTTGGCTCTGACCAACCACTTTCACATTTCAGACCAGAACATAACACTTGAAAACTATGACACGTGGTTTGAAAATCTTAACACAACATATACAGAAGAGGTGGCCAGTTTGCAGCTGAGGGTCTGTGACCTGCAAAGATTCCTTGACCAG GGCGCATCAGGTACTGGTCTGGCTTTCATCGCATTCACAGAAGCAGTGCTAGAGATGCCAGGCTCGCAGGTATGGGCCGTTCTCTTCTTCGTCATGCTCTTCAGCTTGGGCCTCTCCTCCATGTTTGGTAACATAGAGGGAGTCCTCACACCCATCAAAGACCTCAAACTACTGCCCAAGTGGATCCCTTTGGAGGCTGTAACAG gGGTCATCTGCTTGTTTTCCTTCCTGATCAGTCTCATCTTCACCCTGGGTTCCGGGAACTACTGGGTGGAGGTCTTTAATGGCTACGTGGGCTCTGTGCCTCTGCTCATCATCGCATTTTTTGAGATCATTGGAGTCATTTATGTGCATGGAATGAAAAA TTTCAGCGAAGACATTTATTTCATGACTGGGTCGAGGCCAAATATCTACTGGAAGGCATGCTGGATGGTGATTAGCCCTGTGATGCTTGTCGTGGTTTTGGTTGCATATGTGGTTGTCCAGGCACAGGTTCACCCCACCTATCCTGCTTGGGACCCATCTTTT GAATTATTCCCTGAAACTGAGGTGAGGCCCTACCCAGACTGGGTGTTTGCCATtatcatcctcctctcctcagtaCCTGTGCTTCCCATCCCTCTGGTGGCTCTTTACAGACTGATCTGCCGGAGGAGAACGTCCTCTGCTCGCGCTGAGCCAAATCCCTACAGCAATAACGGATTTGAGATTGAAACACAGGAACAGTAA